CATCTCTATCTGGTAATTCAGCAAGAACCTGCAGAAGAGCTGACATCCGTAATTCCTGCTTTGCTGGCAAACAGGAGATCTCATTCAAGTAAATATCTTGAGATTTTTCTTCCAATTCCGGAATAATATATTTCATCAGATCAAATTCATATACGAGTTCAAGCCCCCTTTTGGGAGTATCTGAAAGTAGTATTTTGATGAATTCATCCCGTTTGCGTTCCCAGGATATAGATACTAGTTCGAAGCTGTCTTTTTTCATGGCTTCAGCAGTAACACTTTCAATTTTAAACCCTAACCTGTTAGCAAAACGAACAGCCCTGAGTATTCTCAAAGGGTCATCATGGAATATAAATTCAGGGTCTGAGGTAGCTCTGATCACTCTATTTTGTAAATCAATCTTCCCCTTTCCCGTAAGATCAAGAATTTCATCTGTCATGATATTCATTATCATAGAGTTGATAGTAAAATCACGCCGATAAATGTCTTCTTTTAGTGTTCCCGGACTTGTAGATGATTTTCTATTTCCCTTGCGATAGCTTTCTTTACGGGTCATTACAAATTCTATCTTATGTTTGCCGATCATTGCCAGGGCAGTACCAAACTGATCAAATAGCACTGGTTTTGAGGCAATATTATTTTCATGGAGAAATTCTGCTAATTTAATCCCACCCTGGGGTAATGAGACGGCAATATCAAGGTCACTTTTCTTATTTTTTAATACCAGGTCTCTCACGTAACCACCTGCTATATAGGTATTTCCATCGAATTCAGTATTTCTGATAGCTCTCTTTATCTTCTGTATTACAGATTTCATTATTTTAAGCGGAATGAATTACTGATGATCTCCAGTTCGATCAAAGCAGGCAGTTTATCACCTTCAGGATAATAAACAGAATTATCAATGATAAAGACCTGTTTTCTTTCCGGTTCCCAAAATGCAAAACAACTAAAAGCACCACCAATATAATATTTTTTATTATTCCAGCGTCCCATTAGTTTCAAGCCACTATATCTGGAAATCTCAGTATTGCTGATAGTCACATCCTGTTTACTGAATTTATCACCGTCATAGTATTTTCCGGCTATTTCATTTCTCTTTTCTATCAGCCAGTCACGGGAGATGATATTCTCTGGCATATCTTCATAATAGACAGAGATATACCGGTCAGGTTGAGATTTTGATCTTGCCAGGTAGGAAGTGAAATGATTTATATTATCTTCTCGAAACTTCACGTATCTGTCTGGAAGGTCAAACTGCCAGATCTTTTCTGTGAAGTTGCTCATGGGTTTTCTCCGGGAACGGTAAACTTGATATTCGATCCTTTTATACAATCTCTGCTTGAAGATTTCCCAAAACTTAGATGCTTGCAGCATATTCAATTTTAAAAGTCTTTCTTCGGTTTCACCAACGATGAATAGAACTAACTGATCATCTGCCCAGAGATTATAAACGGGATAAATTGCTCCACCATCGGCAGCAATCCGTTCATCAATCTTGCTTCCCAGTCTTTCTTTAACGTATTTTGACACTTCCTGTTCAGAGGATGCATCACAATAAAATATCAGATTATTGAACCGGAAATAATCTTCAAGCTTACTAAATGATATTCTTTCCAGCTCGAACATTTTTTCATTAAGTGTAGTATAATATGTCCTTTCAATAGTTTGGCGAAGATCATCTTCAGCATATTTCCAGACATTATCATCCGCAAAAACATATATTTTCTGTTTTTTCCCCCATGCCAGGGGTTTCTTTCTATCTTTT
The Candidatus Stygibacter australis genome window above contains:
- a CDS encoding DUF4837 family protein, producing MKKFILILVVLMVLFSCGKQEKGSASAMKGVVKDRKKPLAWGKKQKIYVFADDNVWKYAEDDLRQTIERTYYTTLNEKMFELERISFSKLEDYFRFNNLIFYCDASSEQEVSKYVKERLGSKIDERIAADGGAIYPVYNLWADDQLVLFIVGETEERLLKLNMLQASKFWEIFKQRLYKRIEYQVYRSRRKPMSNFTEKIWQFDLPDRYVKFREDNINHFTSYLARSKSQPDRYISVYYEDMPENIISRDWLIEKRNEIAGKYYDGDKFSKQDVTISNTEISRYSGLKLMGRWNNKKYYIGGAFSCFAFWEPERKQVFIIDNSVYYPEGDKLPALIELEIISNSFRLK
- a CDS encoding CCA tRNA nucleotidyltransferase; the encoded protein is MKSVIQKIKRAIRNTEFDGNTYIAGGYVRDLVLKNKKSDLDIAVSLPQGGIKLAEFLHENNIASKPVLFDQFGTALAMIGKHKIEFVMTRKESYRKGNRKSSTSPGTLKEDIYRRDFTINSMIMNIMTDEILDLTGKGKIDLQNRVIRATSDPEFIFHDDPLRILRAVRFANRLGFKIESVTAEAMKKDSFELVSISWERKRDEFIKILLSDTPKRGLELVYEFDLMKYIIPELEEKSQDIYLNEISCLPAKQELRMSALLQVLAELPDRDDTIDTIIERLRLSNKLKAEVKLLVHYCHYFSSDIYSDDDLAIRKLIFNYPATIEDFITYYTSFEDTENWQNQPDKLGNKINVIQNELKNRTFPLNGNIIKQELGLPECEKIGCLMEEALSAWLLNPNLDKEELIHILKKD